GAAGACCTGAGCTATCGGCCGACCCCGCACCCACCCTCGCCAACCCTCAGCTCATGACCCCCAATTCCAGGTTGGAGCTCCCGCATCAAGGTGAACTTGTCTCCGACATCGACGAATTCGATCTAGATCCAGGAGCTGAGTCCAGTTCAAGGTCTGTTCTGGTGCGTCATATTCAAATCCCTCATCGGCTACGGTTTATCATTTCTGCGAGACacggcccccctccccccccctttttttcccctgTTCCTCTTTCTCTCGTCTCGCTGAGGTTGGTTGGAGAACCTTGGTTTGACCCATTCAACAAATCAATCGATAGACATTACCCCGCCGTCCAAGAGCAAACTTCCGGATTTTGCCCTCCACACAACAAGTCAACAACAGCCAAAATGGGTATCCTCGAGGTATGAGACGCATCAATGGACAGATAATTTCTCCATCCATGACTCCTGGCTGACCATGCCCTGCACAGGACCTCAAGCTGCCTGCCGGCGTCATCTACGGTTCGCAATGCCCGTCCGAAATCGGCGTCAAGCGAGAAGTACTGACCACGACACAACACAACAGGCGATGACGTCCTGAAGCTGTTCACCTACGCCCGCGAGAAGGGCTTCGCCATTCCGGCCATCAACatcacctcctccagcaccgttgtcgccgcccttgagGCTGCTCGTGATGCCAAGGCTCCTATCATGTAAGCTTCTCGACGACTGTGCCCCATCTCGAGTCCCCTGGGTGTTCCGATGTTGACAGTCCATGGTCAGTCTGCAGGCCAGCCAGGGCGGCTCTGCCTACTTCGCCGGCAAGGGCGTGAAGGACAGCGCCGATAAGCGCGAGGCTTCGGTTGGCGGTGCCATCGCTGCCGCGCACTACATCCGCGCTGTCGCTCCCCTCTATGGCATTCCCGTTGTCCGTATGTGGAACCTGTCGCCATGCGCGGGATCCCTTGTGCCTGACTTGTGCTGCTTCTAGTTCACACCGACCACTGCGCCAAGAAGCTCCTCCCCTGGCTCGACGGCATGCTCGATGAGGACGAGAAGTTCTTCAAGAAGAACGGCGttcccctcttctcctctcACATGATCGATCTGGTATGTCACTGTAGCCTACCTCGAGAATAGCATGCTTGGTACTGACCGTCATAGTCTGGTACGTCTCTCCTCTCAAGGTTCCGAACCTCTCTCGCTCAGCCGTTCGTCGAGCTAATGCTAATATGACGCCCCCCCAGAGGAGTCCGTCGATGAGAACATCAACACCTGCGTCGAGTATCTCAAGAGGATGGCCCCCATGAAGCAGTGGCTCGAGATGGAGATTGGCATCACTGTAGGATTGCGCGTCCCTTTCGTTTCTTGACCAGCGCACGTGCTAATAACTGTACagggtggtgaggaggacggcgtcgacaacACTGGCGTACGTTTCAGCCGGCAGCAACTTTCCGTGATTCCTGACTGACCCCTGCCTGCAGGTTGACAACGCTGCTCTCTACACTCAGTGAGTTTTAGACGCCCTACCTGATGAGCTATGGGGCCGTAAGGAGTACTAACGCGGAGACCAGGCCCGAGGATATTTGGAGGATGTGCGTTCACCAAATGCCCCAACCGCCAAGGGTGTGGAACTGACATGCTGTGTAGCGAGCAAGCCTTCCGCCCTCACTCCAACTACTTCTCGATCGCCGCTGGCTTCGGGTAAACACTTCcgcttccccgccgccgtcttgtcACCCAATCACTAATGGGCCCGTAGCAATGTTCACGGCGTCTACGCCCCGGGCAATGTCCGCTTGCACCCTGAGCTTCTCGGCAAGCACCAGAAATACGTCTCCGAGCAGCTGGGCGGCAAGGACGAGAAGCCTGGTACGTGGTCTCTTGTCACTGGCCGAGTTGGATGCTGACTGACCTTTCAAGTCTTCTTCGTGTTCCACGGTGGCTCCGGTTCGAGCAAGGAGGAGTACCGCATTGCCATCAGCGTAGGCCCCATTGCAAGCCCTCACATCATACGCTTTGAAAGCTGACAACAGTCCACAGCATGGCGTGGTCAAGGTCAACGTCGACACTGATCTGCAGTGGGCTTACACCACCGGCATCCGGTTCGTGGACTCTTGAGTTTCCCGTAACGTTACATCGGGCTGACGAAACCACCCACAGCGACTACATCACCAAGAACATTGACTACCTCAAGGCCCAGGTCGGCAACCCCGAAGGCCCCAACAAGCCCAACAAGAAGAAGTACGATCCTAGGGTCTGGGTTCGCGAGGGTGAGAAGACCATGTCCGCTCGGGTAACGGAGCTGCTCCACGActtcggcgctgctggcacCTTGTGAGGGGTGAGAGTTCAGCGGTCGTGATGGAATTTGTGTCATGGCACCAGTAAACTCGAGAGTGGCAAAACTTGGGGGTCTATGGTGAACTTGGGAATTAACTGGGGTTGGAGGGGAAGTCAAAGGCCTCTCTAGCCTAGATCGTCTGAAGCAACTATAATGCAATACCCATTCCCTCGCACATGGCAGTTGAttgtcctcgtcgacaaTCGACACTGAACATCCCGGAAAGAGGGCCGAGACGGATCCAGGTCCCAAGGTGCCAGTTACCCCCTCACTTCCAATACGTCTTTGTGATGTCGAAATGACCGCGGTTCTTTGGCCCGGAGGGTGACCAGGATATGATGTGAGGCGCTTGTCTACAATCAAACTTTCATCGCCCGACATGGGGCCTCCGTGGGCCATGGCCAGGCGGACTGTTGTGACCAACAGCGGCTATCGCGAAGAACCGTGCTCCCCTGGGCCTCGATTTTTTGTGAGAATATCGATGCAAGTTCGCAAAGGGAGAGaaggccaggccgaggaaaGTAACAATTGGAAGAAGTCATCTCGCCCCGTCGCTGAGTTGGTCGTCCAGCGCTTCTTGCGCGACTGCAATTTTGGCGAAGATGCCCACTGAACCGTCGACACAGTAGGCAGGCGGCTGTGGATGAGCCAACAGGATCACGAACCAGCCATGCGCACATCAACAGCACCGACATATCGTATACCGGATCATGTTCCGCGTTGCATTAGCTTCTCCGTCCGATGAGGCTGCAGACCAGCAAAGCGTTGGAGGCGGACGGCTAGCGCCGTTTCTGGGTGGCCATCTTTTAGGCCCCTCAGCCTGATTGGCACGACGTGGTGCCTGAACGCATCTCAGATCACACGAGATCTGCACGATCGAACTGCAGTAACGCCCTGATCCACGCGCTGTTGCCGCGCTCATCCTCGCCTCGACACCCGTACGACGTGAAGAGAGCTCAACTCAGCTGGTGTGCCACGACGACCCAACAGCCACAGCTGAGGTGAAGCATCCAAtggaacgccgccgcgcctctCGCCCCGTGGTACGAGGCAAGATCCATCGTGTAGCTCGTGGTCTCGCCCCACCGTGGCAGGCCGAAGCCAGCAGGAGGGTCCGTGGGGCGGGCGCCACGTCACGAAACGGGTCCCTGCCAAGTGGTCGTGGGTCGGTCTTGGGTTCCCACGGCAAACTCCAAAGCAGTCTCGTCAGGCTCCAACCAATTCTCGGGGACATGATAGCGGCATGATTGGATCATGTCCATATTCTGTAGAGATCGATTGGTGATGGCTGGGGAGATGGGGAGATGGGGTCCAGCATGAACGTCGCCACTCATGCAACGCCCTAGTCTGATGTAACGAGATGATGAGGATCTCTCGGGCATGAATAGGCATCaccggctcctcgacgaagaAGCTTAAATAGACGAGAAATCATCCCGAGATGTGCCCTCgatctctccctctccagcaCACAGCTCAAACACACAAAGCATCCATCAGTCCACCTGAGATCGACACCAACGAGGCCTCACCAAGCCACCCATAACCTCTCAACACACACTCTCTATTCGCACAATCACCAAAAatggccgtcgacgctgcTGAGCTCGTAAGTGATCTCCCATCCACAGCATATCACCCTCCAGCTGCTAACACACCGGTGAcagaggaggcggtggagcgACAAGACCAATGCTGTCTTCAGCGCCCGCGACCGCTACGAGTACCAGGAGTATCCTGCGGCGAACTTCGAGCGCGAGTTTGACTTTGGAGACTGCGGCGACATTGTGTTCATGCGCGGCGAGCGCATGGGCACCGGCGAGGACGTGATCCTGCTCGCCAAGGGCTCCGGCCACATGACCCTTCCCGCCGGTGTTCAGGTGGTTGTCAGGGCCGGCTATGCCAAGTGGGCGCCCGCGGGatcggccgccccgcccctgAGCCCGCCCCGTGACGCTAAGACCTTCAAccgcaccgccaccaccgatGCTGGCGACTGgaaggtcgtcgaggagtCGCCCCTCTACAGCCGCAACTAGCTCAACGACAACGCCTGCATCGCTCCGAGCGAAAGCATCAGCTCGGTCGgcacccgccgcgccggtggGAGCCAGTACGCCAACCACCCCGGGCAGTTCTGATCGTCGTCTGCATCCTGCACTGCGGTGGAATGGTGGGTGACTGGGAatggcgaggccgtcgagaagaCGGCACCATCAAGCACGCGCTCTGCATAGTTCCCTAAGCCTGGGGTCCGAGTCCAGGACCGAGCCATCTGGACTCGAGCGACGCCGGAAGCGACAGGCGACTCCCAAAGCCACTTGgcaccttcttcttctcctgcaGTTCGGTCATTGCGGATGTTCTGGGCGCAAGAACGACATATGTCGGgttttttcttcttcggGACTCTTAGCATTTTGGGTATTTGGGATCATGAACGGCACAGCAGCACGGGATGTTTCGTGGCATGGGATATCTTGGGATCTATGAATGGGCTTTTTgattttttatttttttttcgccTTTTCcgtttccttttcttttttctccttGGTAGCACAATGGCATCCACACATCCAACATACAGCTCAACCCAGTGACTTTGAATATGTTCTGAACCGTGTCGACCTCCCCAGCTTCTGAATCCATCACACCGGTTGTCCAGTCCTTTGACGCTGGCTTCTCCAAGGTCGGATTTCGGAAGCTCACTGTCATTCTGTTGATACTTTCAGAGGGTTGACCATAGTACATGGGGTCTGTGATTGCTCCTGGCTCGGCTTTACAGTTCCATGTGGCCTCCAACGACATGAACCTGGTCATGTCGCAAGTATGGGAGGTCTTGTCATGTCGGCCCATGCTCCTGTTCAAACCAAGCCTCGCCAGGATGCCGAACCATTAGGTAGGTACCAATGACAGGAACCAACCACGGCTGAAAGTGGGCGGCCTCTTGCGGGCACTCGGGCAGAACTAATCCCGGAGCGATTTAAGCCGACTTGGGAACTGCAGCGGGAGACAAAcaggccccggccccgtTTGATTTCCTATAGAAACCCAGGCAGGATCCATCACCCGACATTCGCAGGAGCTCTTCGCCTCTACCAAGGAGAACGGATAGTATCATGAACCACAGCGGAGAGCCCCAGAGGCCCCGTCCCTTACGACGCCATTGGTATTCATATGGTACAACATATACAAGTTCTAGTCATTACACGAGCATCCCGTTCACGCCCCCAGTCTCCTGAGGATCTTCTCGCGGACGATTTTTTGAGCGACCTCTGCGCCGTGCTGCAAGGAGATGGCGCCAATGATGGCAAACAGTGACGTATTGAGGACAACGGTCAATCCCGAAGCTTCGAGGTTCTCGGGCTAGAGGAGGCCAGGGGCCGAGTCAGCCGGCTGAGACTTTACCCAGACCAACGCGATGCAGATTGCGATTTCCGCCAACATACCATTTTCGGCTTCCACCTGACAACCTCGGGCAGGCCAACTTCAATGGCAAGCTTTGTCAGCTTCTCCTTAGACACAATGTCCTGCGGCTGGCGGGTCTGGAGCTTGTCGATGTTGACGAGAGCGGGGTGTTGGAAGGGCTCGCGGCCGAATTCATCCGGGGACGGCGGAtcccgcgctggcgctgggctGATCATGATGTGGCGTGTCGTCTCGAGCGAGAGGATCAATCTCCCTGCAGCCAAGCGGGCCACGTTAGCGCGCCTGTTCATGGCATGTCACCCctcgcctgctcgaggctcTTGCACCCACCAAAGTAAGCCAGCCTCGTGTTGAATCCTCTCCTTCCCTGATCAAAGCTCTTGTGCGTCACGGCTAGCCACTTGATCTCGTCTGGCAGCATGTCCGGGCCCTTGCTCCCCAGCAGGCGGTTGTAcatggcgtcgagcttggcggGATCCTCGTTGTTGTGCCAGATTGTTCTGCTGGGGTTCTTGACGGGGTTGATGGAGAATCCCGGTCCCTTCATCCGCTCCGGCGTGTATGACCAGCGTGGCCGttcttgctgctgccccgTGGCCGACTCAGAAGCCTCGGGACTGCGTGctgtggaggaggacgagagtGGGCGGGTGGCCTGCATCAGGCGCCGCGGGGCTGCCGGTTGAGCGGGGCATGCGCATCGTCGCAGTGCCTGTGAAGTTGCCGATATGACGGTCCGAGAGGGATTTGGAGCCATTGTAGCGGTAGCGCGGGAGCCTCGGGGGTGCGGATCGATATGGTGGTGTCTCGAGGATCGCAGCGTTCCAGGCTCGTGGTGTTCAGGTCGGCGCCCGTGATTTTTTTCGAGACCCGAGTTTGCCAAGTCTGCTTCCCACACGGCGGGTTGTTCAGGCAAGGTCCCCAGAAACGGAAGGCGGTGATACTGTCAAGTACGGTAAAGTACAGCCATTTTAACGTGTACCGCGAGCGCGTAAATTACACAGCCTTGTGCAGAAGCGGGGTCTTTCCCCCACGCATGGTTGGCCAATTGCGCGACAGCTCGCCGCTTCGCAGGAagcctcgcgcgcctcgatATTCCAGCTTGCACCTGGCAGGAGACGCCACCAACACGACCAGGTTCCCTTCTGTCCCTGGCGTGCATCCCGTTACCGCCTGGTCCAAGACTTCACATGAACACGACTCCGATATGCCCATTGAGTAAGGCAACATATTGCACCTACCAACGTCATTTTGCATCGTTTACCGCCTGTCTGCGCCGTGTACCTTGTCTCCTCTCAACGCCTTGTCCTTCAACTTCCTGGATTTCCATCCTTTTGCAGGTACGAGAAGCCGTATCGCGTGCCGCGTTCTGCCTGCCACCATGACATCTATCGTGCCATCAGCTCCCGATGCTGGCGCAAGTAGCGCCGGTTACAACGGTGCAACTTCTCTTCGCGAAAGACTAGCATCCGTACTGCCCCAAGGATACAAGTTCGGTGTCCACCATATTTCGACGCCTCCGACGCGAACCGAGCCCCTCTGCCCTGCTCCGCCAGGTCAACGACCCGACAAGACCTACCGGGAGAGCCACTTTCTTGCCGTCTCCATCCACCCTCCCGACAAGGCCAcgaccgccgctcccgcaaAGCGCTCCTCTCCAGGAGCCGACCAACCGAAGGCACCAGAAGTTCGGGATCGAACCCTGGCAttcgccgtcgaggtcttTGTGTTCACCACAGCGTACCAAACCACGCTCTTCGTCTCCAAAGCAGACTCCACGGGCTacctccatctcctcggcctccccaAGGACGCTCCATCCCCGATCCGCCAGGTCTGCACCACGTTTCTCGCCTATCTCCTCGACCATCGACGCCGTAACCATGTGCAGTCGGTCGTCAACCTATTCGCCCGCGCCCAGTCACAATATCTCTTCCCGGGGAGTGTCCACAACAGCGGGAAGCATGTCCTCGACGACTGGGGCCTCGttcggtggtggtgtaggGTCCTCAACCCGCTGATCGAAGTGTCGCGCAAAGGTTCATGGGCAGGAACCAAAGGATACCTGCTGGTACCGGGGTTGGAGGAAGGAGAAATGCGCGCCTTCATCCCCCGGACGCCTGGGAGCGGGGAAAACTGGACCATCGGCCACCCGCTGGAGCGCATTTCTCACCATACCCGCGACCTTGGCCGGGTACCTCCGCGATGCCTCATCCCTGGCTACCCCGATGATCCCAAGGCCCGGTtccgcgacgagctcgacgaagAGGTATCGAATCAGAAACAGAATATCGCCGCTTGGAAGAGTGTCAGGTCGCTGGAGCAGTTCTGGGAGATGATGGCTTTTCGGCAAGAGTGCTCCAGTGGCCGTCTGACAGGGTTCATTTGGTTAGTCTTCGACCCGAACCCGCTTGAGGCATCAGCACAACCCCATGTCAAAATCCCCAGGGCGGCTTCATCCAAGACCGACAAGAAGCGgttgaagaagaagcaaa
The nucleotide sequence above comes from Remersonia thermophila strain ATCC 22073 chromosome 5, whole genome shotgun sequence. Encoded proteins:
- a CDS encoding mitochondrial 54S ribosomal protein mL57 yields the protein MAPNPSRTVISATSQALRRCACPAQPAAPRRLMQATRPLSSSSTARSPEASESATGQQQERPRWSYTPERMKGPGFSINPVKNPSRTIWHNNEDPAKLDAMYNRLLGSKGPDMLPDEIKWLAVTHKSFDQGRRGFNTRLAYFGRLILSLETTRHIMISPAPARDPPSPDEFGREPFQHPALVNIDKLQTRQPQDIVSKEKLTKLAIEVGLPEVVRWKPKMPENLEASGLTVVLNTSLFAIIGAISLQHGAEVAQKIVREKILRRLGA